From Oscillatoria sp. FACHB-1407, a single genomic window includes:
- the fusA gene encoding elongation factor G encodes MKDLTRYRNIGIFAHVDAGKTTTTERILKLTGKIHKIGEVHEGAATTDFMEQEQERGITIQSAATSCFWKDHQFNIIDTPGHVDFTIEVYRSLKVLDGGIGVFCGSGGVEPQSETNWRYANDSKVARIVYINKLDRTGADFFRVVKQIKDVLAAKPLVMVLPIGIEDSFTGVVDLLTRKAWIWDGSGDPMNYEIKDVPADMVDQVEKYREQLVETAVEQDDELMEKYLEGEELTIEEIKRCIRKGTIDMSFFPTYCGSSFKNKGVQLVLDAVVDYLPNPTEVKPQPEMDLEGNETGGFAYVDPEKPLRALAFKIMDDRYGALTFTRIYSGTLNKGDTILNTATGKTERVSRLVEMHANNREEIESAQAGDIIAIVGMKNVQTGHTLCDPKNPATLEPMVFPDPVISIAIKPKTKGGDEKMGLALSKMVQEDPSFQVMTDEESGETIIKGMGELHLDIKIDILKRTHGVEVEVGKPQVAYRESITKHVEDVYTHKKQSGGSGQYAKIDYIVEPGEPGTGFQFESKVVGGAVPREYWPAVEKGLETSIVRGVLAGFPCVDLKFTLVGGGFHPVDSSAMAFEIAAKAAYRQSLPKAGPQLLEPIMNVDVFTPDDYMGDVIGDLNRRRGMIKSQENGPMGARIKADVPLSEMFGYISDLRTMTSGRGQFSMEFSHYSPCPTNVAEAVIKETKERQEAAAK; translated from the coding sequence ATGAAAGACCTCACACGCTATCGAAATATCGGCATCTTCGCACACGTCGATGCGGGTAAAACAACCACAACTGAACGAATTCTCAAATTAACAGGCAAGATCCACAAGATTGGTGAGGTGCATGAAGGTGCTGCAACAACAGACTTCATGGAACAAGAGCAGGAACGTGGAATCACGATTCAGTCTGCTGCGACAAGCTGCTTCTGGAAAGACCACCAATTCAACATCATTGATACTCCGGGTCACGTAGACTTCACAATTGAGGTATATCGCTCTCTCAAGGTGCTTGACGGTGGCATCGGTGTTTTCTGCGGTTCAGGTGGGGTTGAACCTCAATCTGAAACCAACTGGCGGTATGCCAACGACTCCAAAGTAGCTCGGATTGTCTACATCAATAAGCTCGATCGCACCGGGGCTGATTTCTTCCGGGTTGTGAAGCAGATCAAGGATGTGCTGGCCGCGAAACCTCTCGTGATGGTACTCCCCATTGGGATTGAAGATAGCTTTACAGGAGTTGTTGATCTGCTAACCCGCAAAGCCTGGATCTGGGATGGTTCAGGTGACCCCATGAACTACGAGATCAAAGATGTTCCTGCCGACATGGTCGATCAGGTTGAAAAATACCGCGAGCAGTTGGTCGAAACAGCGGTTGAGCAAGACGATGAACTCATGGAGAAGTACCTGGAAGGGGAAGAACTCACCATTGAGGAAATCAAGCGTTGTATTCGCAAGGGCACAATCGACATGTCCTTCTTCCCTACCTACTGTGGCTCCTCCTTCAAGAATAAAGGGGTGCAGTTGGTGTTGGATGCGGTGGTTGATTACCTCCCTAACCCCACAGAAGTGAAGCCCCAGCCTGAGATGGACTTAGAGGGCAACGAAACGGGCGGTTTTGCTTATGTTGATCCTGAAAAGCCACTGCGAGCATTGGCATTCAAGATCATGGACGATCGCTACGGTGCATTAACCTTTACTCGCATCTATTCTGGAACCTTGAACAAGGGCGATACCATTCTCAACACGGCTACTGGCAAAACCGAGCGGGTTAGCCGTCTGGTTGAAATGCACGCTAACAACCGGGAAGAGATCGAATCAGCCCAAGCAGGTGACATTATTGCGATCGTGGGGATGAAGAACGTCCAAACTGGACACACCCTCTGCGATCCCAAGAACCCAGCGACGCTGGAACCCATGGTCTTCCCTGATCCTGTGATTTCGATCGCCATCAAACCTAAGACTAAGGGTGGTGATGAGAAGATGGGTCTGGCGTTGAGCAAGATGGTTCAAGAAGATCCATCCTTCCAGGTGATGACGGATGAAGAGAGCGGCGAAACCATCATTAAAGGGATGGGCGAACTGCACCTCGACATCAAGATCGATATCCTCAAGCGGACACATGGCGTGGAAGTCGAAGTGGGTAAACCCCAAGTGGCTTACCGCGAATCGATTACCAAGCACGTTGAAGATGTCTACACCCACAAGAAGCAGTCGGGTGGTTCGGGTCAATACGCTAAGATCGACTACATTGTTGAGCCAGGTGAACCGGGCACTGGATTCCAGTTTGAATCTAAAGTGGTCGGTGGTGCGGTTCCAAGAGAATACTGGCCAGCGGTCGAAAAAGGCTTGGAAACGAGCATTGTCCGTGGTGTGTTGGCTGGGTTCCCCTGTGTGGATTTGAAATTCACGTTGGTGGGCGGTGGCTTCCACCCCGTTGACTCGTCAGCGATGGCATTTGAAATCGCAGCTAAAGCGGCTTACCGTCAAAGTCTGCCAAAAGCAGGTCCTCAATTGCTAGAGCCGATCATGAATGTGGACGTGTTTACACCGGACGACTACATGGGAGACGTAATTGGTGATCTCAACCGTCGTCGCGGCATGATCAAGTCCCAGGAGAACGGTCCTATGGGTGCCCGCATCAAGGCAGATGTGCCTCTGAGTGAAATGTTTGGTTACATCAGTGACCTACGGACGATGACCTCTGGTCGGGGTCAGTTCTCGATGGAGTTCTCCCATTACTCACCTTGCCCCACCAACGTGGCAGAAGCAGTAATTAAGGAAACCAAAGAGCGTCAAGAAGCAGCCGCTAAATAG
- a CDS encoding DUF6464 family protein, protein MELNSPPTEIILSHPRSTLGHLRLDWNPQPGAHLELEGQTYIVLERKHRYLLKSGRYQLHQITLYVQPSQLPSEKRLVDGQWMIGDITCLYNARSELLRCAVNPEGPCDRCVHYQSLPQP, encoded by the coding sequence ATGGAGTTAAATTCTCCACCTACAGAAATCATTCTGAGTCATCCCCGTTCGACATTAGGGCATTTGCGGTTGGATTGGAACCCTCAACCGGGTGCTCATTTGGAACTGGAGGGACAGACTTACATTGTGCTTGAGCGCAAACATCGATATTTATTGAAGTCAGGGCGTTATCAACTCCACCAAATTACGCTCTACGTTCAGCCGTCCCAGCTTCCCTCAGAAAAGCGGTTAGTCGATGGGCAGTGGATGATCGGCGACATTACCTGCCTATACAATGCCCGATCGGAGTTGCTGCGGTGTGCTGTGAATCCAGAGGGACCGTGCGATCGCTGCGTCCATTACCAATCTCTGCCACAGCCGTAA
- a CDS encoding CADD family putative folate metabolism protein, translating into MTLRQKLHDIVSQRHLLTHPFYVAWTEGRLTREQLQHYAEQYFHHVLAFPTYISAIHYNTPHLAVRQELLENLVSEERGEKNHPALWRNFAIALGASADDLETTPKLESTQALIDTFRQVCLQSPYYAGLAALHVYESQIPDVAKVKIDGLQRFYGMTNPSDYEFFSVHEVADVYHAESTLQLIEAHATTEAQQAEVAQAAETAANALWGFLDGVYEAYCQGLAAPQAA; encoded by the coding sequence ATGACATTGCGCCAAAAACTGCACGATATCGTTAGCCAACGTCACCTACTCACCCACCCCTTCTATGTGGCGTGGACGGAAGGTCGGCTGACCCGTGAACAACTACAACACTATGCTGAACAGTACTTTCATCATGTGTTGGCATTTCCCACCTACATCAGCGCGATCCATTACAACACGCCGCATTTAGCGGTGCGTCAGGAGTTGCTGGAGAATCTAGTCAGCGAAGAGCGGGGCGAGAAAAATCACCCTGCTCTGTGGCGCAACTTTGCGATCGCCCTCGGAGCCTCTGCCGATGACCTGGAAACGACTCCTAAGTTGGAGTCTACTCAAGCGTTGATCGACACGTTTCGTCAAGTGTGCTTGCAATCTCCCTACTATGCAGGGTTAGCTGCGCTCCATGTCTACGAGTCTCAAATTCCAGACGTTGCCAAAGTTAAAATCGATGGCTTGCAACGTTTTTATGGCATGACCAATCCATCTGACTATGAGTTCTTCAGCGTGCATGAAGTGGCTGATGTCTATCATGCTGAATCAACGTTGCAACTGATTGAAGCGCATGCCACAACCGAGGCGCAACAGGCAGAAGTGGCTCAAGCCGCTGAAACCGCAGCCAATGCCCTGTGGGGATTTTTGGATGGAGTCTATGAAGCCTATTGTCAGGGGTTAGCGGCTCCTCAAGCGGCGTAA